One Deinococcus yavapaiensis KR-236 DNA segment encodes these proteins:
- a CDS encoding N-formylglutamate amidohydrolase, with protein MKAPVLHLPVLVVTPHNSGHAPLDILAQMLGAAAFDRTTREAKLEHLLHAAEPFTDVIFHSARARMWHAGISPFVVDVAEDRDDDALNGAPGGVIPYADTLLRPLYPHGFHLTTEEREDRLRRYWDPFHEEIERTIARHKVRMIVTGHAMHTLGPIGSHDEGRRRPALTLVTGGDAFGDKRTGRPVTVDASTARALHGLLELHFGSLVAATRDVPREVALNVPIAGDPLAVRYATRPRPVPVPAFGILLNRALFLRGDQPDDVRVRALNAAFEAFLRDATRVVLDQDVA; from the coding sequence TTGAAAGCGCCCGTCTTGCACCTGCCCGTTCTCGTCGTCACGCCGCACAATTCCGGGCACGCGCCCCTCGACATTCTCGCGCAGATGCTCGGCGCGGCGGCCTTCGACCGTACGACCCGCGAAGCGAAACTCGAGCACCTTCTGCACGCCGCCGAGCCCTTCACGGACGTGATCTTCCACTCGGCGCGCGCCCGCATGTGGCACGCCGGAATCTCGCCGTTCGTCGTGGACGTCGCCGAGGACCGCGACGACGACGCCCTCAACGGCGCGCCGGGCGGCGTCATTCCTTATGCCGACACGCTCCTGCGTCCTCTGTACCCGCACGGCTTCCACCTCACGACCGAGGAGCGCGAAGACCGCTTGCGCCGCTACTGGGATCCGTTTCACGAGGAGATCGAACGGACGATCGCGCGTCACAAGGTGCGCATGATCGTCACGGGGCACGCCATGCACACGCTCGGTCCGATCGGCTCGCACGACGAGGGACGGCGTCGCCCCGCCCTCACGCTCGTCACGGGCGGCGACGCCTTCGGCGACAAGCGCACGGGACGTCCCGTCACCGTCGACGCGTCGACGGCACGCGCCCTCCACGGTTTGCTGGAGTTGCACTTCGGTTCGCTCGTCGCCGCGACGCGTGACGTGCCGCGCGAAGTGGCCCTCAACGTTCCCATCGCCGGCGATCCACTCGCCGTTCGCTACGCGACGCGACCGCGCCCCGTGCCCGTACCCGCCTTCGGAATTCTGCTCAACCGCGCCCTCTTCCTGCGCGGCGATCAGCCCGACGACGTGCGCGTGCGCGCCCTGAACGCCGCGTTCGAAGCGTTCTTGCGAGACGCGACGCGCGTCGTTTTGGATCAAGACGTGGCGTGA
- the smpB gene encoding SsrA-binding protein SmpB: MYTNRRAHFEYELLERFEAGISLTGSEVKSIRAGGVDFRDAFARLVNGNVELEGLYIPPYKDATYNNHEPRRTRRLLLHREEIRKLQRSLEQKGLTLVPTKLYAKGRRFKVELAVGRGKKLHDKRASEREREAKREMREA; the protein is encoded by the coding sequence GTGTATACGAACCGGCGAGCGCATTTTGAGTACGAGCTGCTGGAGCGCTTCGAGGCCGGCATCAGCTTGACGGGCAGCGAAGTCAAGAGCATCCGCGCGGGCGGCGTGGACTTCCGGGACGCTTTCGCGCGGCTCGTGAACGGCAATGTCGAACTCGAGGGGTTGTACATTCCTCCGTACAAGGACGCGACGTACAACAACCACGAGCCGCGTCGCACACGCCGCTTGCTGCTGCATCGCGAAGAGATCCGAAAGTTGCAACGCTCCTTGGAGCAAAAGGGGTTGACGCTCGTTCCCACGAAGTTGTACGCGAAGGGGCGACGCTTCAAAGTGGAACTCGCCGTGGGACGCGGCAAGAAGCTGCACGACAAGCGGGCGTCCGAGCGCGAGCGTGAAGCGAAGCGGGAGATGCGCGAAGCATGA
- a CDS encoding N-acetylmuramoyl-L-alanine amidase family protein yields the protein MKSARIALTALIGVAALVGAAFAQFTTSRVTLFGREAPSVVLGGGEYVLADTVAGSLVVSRSGEVVRVEGLGRVLLLPLDRDADRAATTFNTVQLGTQRVQARTATLLNDNLYLPLDTLARGLGAQYSPGSFALPEPRLSAVSSRAGRDADRLVLDFNRDVRYETTVQDATLRLTLRGVQGKAGAYTTRGTFLPRVNLARSGTDLVLTAPLPAGSGYRVYRSERGSLVRLVLDVGPGVQAGDVSLQQRLRRPLIVLDPGAPNPASGLGDVALEVAREAGELLTKAGWQVRLTRSGATAASMNARQDLARQSDVFLTLDVGRFPGSDASGLTVYEGGGDSDLVLTSALRDKESANALQRLAVASPGSTRRLAQLVENELKVGGVQARRATVQRALLLRESPGVSLLLELGWSSNEADAARLRNADRRDRLAAALARSVATYLLSRLGAAGGAS from the coding sequence ATGAAGAGCGCCCGCATCGCCCTCACCGCCTTGATCGGCGTGGCGGCCCTCGTCGGCGCGGCCTTCGCGCAATTCACGACGTCGCGCGTGACCCTTTTCGGACGAGAAGCGCCCAGCGTCGTGCTCGGCGGCGGCGAGTACGTCCTGGCCGACACCGTGGCAGGATCGCTCGTCGTGTCGCGCTCGGGCGAAGTCGTGCGCGTCGAGGGCTTGGGCCGCGTGCTGTTGCTGCCGCTCGACCGTGACGCCGACCGCGCCGCGACGACGTTCAACACGGTGCAGCTCGGCACGCAACGCGTGCAGGCCCGCACGGCCACCTTGCTCAACGATAACCTCTACCTGCCGCTCGACACGTTGGCGCGCGGTCTCGGCGCTCAGTACTCGCCAGGTTCGTTCGCCCTGCCCGAACCTCGGCTGTCGGCCGTTTCGTCACGCGCGGGACGCGACGCCGACCGGCTCGTGCTGGACTTCAACCGCGACGTGCGCTACGAGACGACCGTTCAAGACGCCACGCTTCGACTCACGCTGCGCGGCGTGCAAGGCAAGGCGGGCGCGTACACGACCCGTGGAACGTTTCTGCCCCGCGTCAACCTCGCGCGCTCGGGCACGGATCTCGTCCTGACCGCGCCGCTTCCGGCGGGCAGCGGATACCGCGTGTACCGCAGCGAGCGCGGCTCGCTCGTGCGCCTCGTCCTCGACGTCGGGCCGGGCGTGCAGGCGGGCGACGTGAGCTTGCAGCAGCGGCTGAGGCGACCGCTCATCGTTCTCGATCCGGGCGCTCCGAATCCGGCGAGCGGCCTCGGGGACGTCGCGCTCGAAGTGGCGCGCGAAGCGGGCGAACTGTTGACCAAGGCGGGCTGGCAAGTGCGCCTCACACGATCGGGCGCGACCGCCGCGTCGATGAACGCTCGCCAAGACCTCGCGCGGCAAAGCGACGTGTTCCTGACGCTCGACGTGGGCCGCTTTCCCGGCAGCGACGCGAGCGGCCTCACGGTGTACGAAGGCGGCGGCGACAGCGACCTCGTGCTGACGTCCGCGCTGCGCGACAAGGAATCGGCGAACGCGCTGCAGCGCCTCGCCGTCGCGAGCCCCGGCTCCACGCGGCGCCTCGCGCAACTCGTGGAGAACGAGCTGAAGGTCGGCGGCGTGCAAGCTCGGCGCGCGACGGTCCAGCGGGCGCTTCTGTTACGCGAATCGCCTGGCGTGTCGTTGCTGCTGGAACTCGGCTGGTCGTCGAACGAGGCGGACGCGGCGCGCCTTCGAAACGCCGATCGCCGAGACCGTCTCGCGGCGGCGCTCGCGCGCAGCGTCGCCACGTACTTGCTGAGCCGCCTCGGCGCGGCCGGAGGCGCGTCGTGA